The Chlorocebus sabaeus isolate Y175 chromosome 28, mChlSab1.0.hap1, whole genome shotgun sequence genomic interval TGCCTTATCAGCTATTTGCCAGATTCTGATAATTTTACATAATACATCTCTTTATTCGTTAACCACCTGTTAACCataataataacagcagcagCCCCAGTAGCTATCACTTGGTGGACActtactatgagccaggcacCGTGCTCAGCTCTTTGCATCGCTTGAACTGTTTAACCCTTATAACAGCTGTATGGGACAGTATCATTCCATCCCCAACTTACCAACATTCAAAGATTAAGAAATGTGTCCAaagttcacacagctagcaagtggccAGGTCAGAAGTCAAAGAACTGCCCAGCATCAAAAAGCATGAccttgccaggcgcagtggctcatgcctgttatctcagcactttgggaggccaaggtgggtggatgacttgagcccaggagtttgaggccagcctgggcaacatggcaaaaccccgtttctacaaaataatacaaaaattagccgggcgtggtggcacacacctgtagtcccagctattcaggaggctgaggcgggaggattgattgagcccaggagctcaaggctgcagtgagctgtgtttgtgccactgcactccagtctggacgacagagcaagaccctgtttcaaaaaaaaaaaaaaaaaaacccaaaaccaaacaaacaaaaaaacgacgATTGTGATCACCGTACTACTCTGTCTCCCTTCCAAATGCCAGGCAGTGCTCTAGGTTCTAGGGATACAAAAGCTTACAGTCCAGTGGCCAACACAAATGattaatcaaacaaacaaacaatgtaCAGCATGGAGTAGGCTAGGATACGGAAGTATAAAGTGCTGCGGAGCCCAGGACAGAAATGCCCAACCTGGCCTTGGAGTAGTCAGGGAAGACCTCCCAGAAGAAAGTAAGTCTAGGTTAAGGCCTAACTGGTGAATGGCCTGGCTAGGGGAGACAGCAGGGTATTTCAGGCCTTGAGGCCAACATGAAAACAGTAATGGCTGGGAGACTGCGATGCCTTTGAAAAACTgagggccaagtgcagtggctcatgcctgtaatcctagcattttggggggctgaggcaggcggatcacgaggtcagcagatcaggaccatcctggctaacacggtgaaaacccatctttactaaaaatacaaaaataagctgggtgtggtggcgggcgcctgtagtcccagttactcgtgaggctgaggccggagaatgctgtgaacccaggaggcagagcttgcagtgaaccgaggttgccccacggcactccagcctgggggacagaatgagactccatctcaagaaaaaaaaaagaaaagaaaagaaaaactgaaaaggccaagcacagtggctcatgcctgtaatcctagcattttggaaggtcgaggcagaaggatcatctgagctcaggagttcaagaccagcctgggcaacatagtgagacacccatctcaacaaaaaatataaaaactagcccaGCATGGCGGCCTGCAcccacctatagttccagctactcaggtggctgaggcggaagaatcacttgagcatgggaggctgaggctgcagtgagctatatagaatcattgcattccagcctgggtgacacagcgagactccatctaaaaaaaagccTTTGCTAGCTCTCCAGTGCTTCCCCACAGagttcaaactcctgggcagTGTGTATAATGCCTTTCAAAATGTAACCTTTCCCCAGTTTTCCATCCTTTCTTATCACTCTGTAAGATCCAAACTGTGGACTTGGTTTCCTAAGGCACtaggttttttcttgttttactgcCTTTGCACGTGAGGTTCCCAGAGAGAAACCCTAACTAGACTTTCAAGACTCAATTCAAGCTTTTTCGTTTTTCCTTCAAGCTTTCACAGTCCCCTGCCCCCCAGAACCTGGGCTAGATGCCACGCCTCCCTGTTCGCAGGCGCTCTGCCTCCCTCTGCCATAGCACAAATCACAGTGAAATACAGTGGTAAGTCTGCGTTTCTGTCTCCCTTCCAGAAAAAGCCAATGCTTGGATAACAGGGATCTTTCTCCTCTTCATCCCCAGCGCCCGGTTTGGAGCAGGCATCAATAAAACGTGAATGAAGGGTCAACGCCAGGACCCGAGGGCTAAGGAAGGGATTTAAGAGGAAtagctggggccgggcgcggcagctcacgcctgtaatcccagcactttggaaggcccacgCGGCAGGATCGCTTTGAGGCCAACAGTTGGAGACAAACCTCGGCAACATAGCGAGAGCCCGTCATCacataacaaattaaaaattagccaggcgtggtgcctcatgccttcagttccagccactcgggaggctgagatgggaggaaggtTTGATCCCAGTAGTTCGagtctgcagtgagttatgactacgccactgcactgcagcctaggtgaaagagcgagaccacgtctcaaaagaaaaaaaaaagaggaatgacTAGGTAAGAAAATTCTAGGACTGgtttggacttgggaaggggaagggggcaAACCGCGGGGGCTCACATACCCGAAGTTTTCTTCTCCACCATTTGCACAACACAACTGTCGGAAGAGACTGCTGCGCACGCGTAATAAACCCACGGCTTTGGTAGGGGCGCCATCACTTCCGGTGGCTTGTACTTCTGCGCGTGCGCCACCGCTTTGACTCATTACGTGGCGTTTCCTTGGAGACAAGAAAGCTTTTCGCCATGTTTTATAGGGGCAAAACTACTTCCGGCCTCAGTGTGGAGGTGTAAATCTTGCAGGAGACACGAAATGGGTCATTTTAAAGATGTGCTCACGGTGTTCTTACGAGAaaccttattttcctttggtcTTTGTTAAGATGCTCTGATCACAAAGGCAGACCCTGGAGCTTCTCCCCGGGCAGAAGAGGAAGTGGGCCGGACTGTCAAAGAAAGTGGCTTTGATCCCAGCGGACTGGCTTCCGTGGGCAATCCGAGGTTCCTAGTGGCCCTCTGCAGAAAGCTCAGCTCCCAGTTCCCCCAGGCCTCCGTCCCGCGGGGGACTCCTGGGCTTCCTCCCTCCCCGTCTTCCGCCCGCACTCTCCCGGCAGGGCTGCTGCCAGGACCCGCCCCCGCGTCCCTCCGGACCCACCGCCAGGGGTCACTTCCCCTGTCCAGGTTTCAGCTTCCACATGTGTAAAGTGGGGGGCTCGGCCCAGAGTCCCTGTCTCCCGCCCGCCGGCCCGAGCTGCCGCCCATCCCCCGCCTCCCGTGCGCCCGGGACAATCCTCGCCTTGTCTGCGGCGCCGGCATCTGGAGCTTTCTGCAGCCTCCGGATACGCCTTTTTTCCAGGGCGTGGCCCCAGCCCAGCTGCTCCCGGCGGCGGCTGCACAGCAGCCCGAGCGCCCCGTTCCCGGAGCTCCCCTCCGGAGCTGGGATCCAGGCGCGTAGCTGAGGTCCCAGGATCCTGGGTGCTGTCTGGGCCCGCTCCCCACCATGACCTCCTCGGGGCCAGGACTCcggctcctgctgctgctgctgctgcctcctgCGGCCTCAGCCTCCGACCGGCCCCGGGGCCGAGACCCAGTCAACCCAGGTGAGATCCCGGGGAGGCCCGGCGCGGCCGAGCGCGCAGAGGCTGACGTGCCTGCCAGCCTGGTCCGGAGACGGTCGGGGGCTCGAGGAGGCGTCTGGCCCGTCCGCCGCCCAGCGTGCTCTTGGGGCTGAGTCGCGCCAAGCCCCTTGCACATTACCACCCTGAACTGAGGTTTCCAGCCTCCCTGTGCAAACGGACTCGGAATTCCTGGGCGCCACTCCCACCCTGTCCTCCCTGGGGTCAGAGTGTTCCTGGGTGAGAAGAGTTTAAGaatgggaaggaggaaagggagggaagtcGAGTGAGAGGGAGGACAGCAAAGCACGTGGGGCCCGGAGCTGGGCGTTGGATCCCAAGTGCCAATTCCCTCTGGTAACAGAGAAGCTGCTGGTAATGACTGTGGCCACAGCTGAAACCGAGGGGTACCTGCGGTTCCTGCGCTCTGCGGAGTTCTTCAACTACACCGTGCGGGTGAGGAGAGGGAAAAGCCTCTGGGAGGGGGTCCCAGCAGGAGGGGTGGGCTGAAGTCTGGATGCCCAGGTCCCCACGGTGAGCCTGGTCAGGAGCTTCCCCCCTCCTACAACTCCCCACCCCTTGCCTGGCATGAGGCATCTTCTCCACAGACCCTGGGCCTCGGAGAGGAGTGGCGAGGGGGTGATGTGGCCCGAACAGTCGGTGGAGGACAGAAGGTCCGGTGGCTCaagaaggaaatggagaaataCGCTGACCGGGAGGATATGATCATCATGTTTGTGGACAGGTAACGGGGCTAGGGATAGGGAGCAAGGTAAGGATGCCGAGGTTCCCAGTGGACCTCTgctcatcctcctcttcctcacccaGCTACGATGTGATTCTGGCCGGCAGCCCCTCAGAGCTGCTGAAGAAGTTCGTCCAGAGTGGCAGCCGCCTGCTGTTCTCTGCGGAGAGCTTCTGCTGGCCCGAGTGGGGGCTGGCGGAGCAGTACCCTGAGGTGGGCACGGGGAAGCGCTTCCTCAACTCTGGTGGTGAGTGGCAAGGTGCCCAAGGCAGAGGGGCCAAGAGCGGTGGGACAGAGTGTTAAAGGTGCCTGAGGGCTGGAGAGGGCCTGGGGGACAGGCCCTGGGACCCTGGGAGTCTCGGGGTCAACACTTCCGCTCCCCACCAGGATTCATCGGCTTTGCCACCACCATCCACCAGATCGTGCGCCAGTGGAAATACAAGGATGATGACGATGACCAGCTGTTCTACACGCGGCTCTACCTGGACCCAGGACTGAGGGTAGGGAAGGCAGAGGAGTGAGCGCATCCCACACCTCTGTGGGAGTGGAGGCCTCAGGCTGCATGGGAGTGGAGGGGCAAAGGGAGttgtaaagagaaaaatgtgtgcctgggcatggtggctcacgcctataatcccagtgctttgggaggcttaggtaggaggattgcttgagcccaggaattcaagaccagcccggacaacatagttgagacctcatctctacaaaaaaaaaaaaaaaaaaaattagccagacttcatggtgtacgcctgtaatcccagctacttgggaggctgaggtgggatgatcacttgagcccaggagtttgaggatgttttgcaccactgcactctagcctctgtgacagaatgagactctgtctctcacaaaaaagaagaagcacggtggctcacgcctataatcccagcactttgggaggccgaggctggtggatcacctgagatcgggagtttgagaccagcctggccaacatggtgaaaccctgtctctactaaaaacacaaaaattagtcaggcatggtggcactctcCTGttttcccagttacttgggaggctgaagcagaagaatcacttgaaccgggaggcagagaatgcagtaagttgagatcatgccattgcactccagcctaagcaacaaaagcgagagaaaaaaagagagagagagagaaaagagagaaatgatgTCCTTCCCACTCCTCCCATTTTAACCACTCTATCGAATCTCATTCCATTTAGGAGAAACTCAGCCTTAATCTGGATCATAAGTCTCGGATCTTTCAGAACCTCAACGGGGCTTTAGGTGAGGAGGAAGACAGCTGCAGGTGGGCAGTGCGCAGCCTCTGCAGCTTGGGGTCTTGAGctgggaaaggcttctggaggagctGGGCTGATCTGAGTCCACCTCTGTGTGGTTTTATTGGGCGTCTGAGTGGCTGGTTGTGTGAGTTGCACTGTGCTGATGGTACTAGAAGCAAGGGAGGCAAAAATGTGTCTGGCATCTGTTGCACACATGCTGCGCCTGGGCACCAGGccaggggctttttttttttttttttttttttagatggagtttcgctttgttgcctgggctggagtgcaatagtccaatctcagctcaccgcaatctccgcctcccgggttcaagtgattctcttgcctcagcctcccgagtagctgggattacaggcatgagccaccacacccagctaattttgtatttttagtagagacagggtttcaccgtgttggccaggctagtctcgaactcccaacctcaggtgatcctcctgcctcggcctcccaaagtgccgggattacaggcatgagccactgtgcccggcctacttcTGTGATTTCGTTTAACAAAGGGAAGGTCCCTGGTTATCTTTCTCGTACAGATGAAAGCAGCTTGTGGAGGGGTTGGTGACTTGCCCCGGGATGGGGAGAAcggagagagagaggccaggcacggtgcctcatgcctataatcccagcattttgggaagccaaggcaggaggatcacttgaggtcaggagttcgagaccagcctagccaacatagcagaaacccgtctctactaaaaaaaagtacaaaaatgagccgggtgtggtggcaggcacctgtaatcccagctactcagaaggctgaggcaggagaatcactggaacccaggaggcggaagttgcagtgagccaagattgcgccattgcactcctgcctgggtgacagagtgagactccctcaaaaaagaaaaaagaaaggagaccaggtgcggtggctcatgtctgtaatcccagcactttggaaggccaaggcgggcagatcatgacgtcagaagtttgagaccagcctggccaacatagtgaaaccccgtctctactaaaaatacaaaaattaggccgggtgtagtggctcatgcctgtaatcctagcactttgggaggattgatcacctgaggtcagggcaggtggatcacctgaggtcaggagttcgaggccagcctggttgacatggtgaaaccccgtctctactaaaaacacaaaaattagccaggcgtggtggtgtgtgcctgtaatcccagctagctgggatgctgaggcaagagaatcatttgaacccaggaggcggaggttgcagtgagccaagaccgcaccattgcactccaccctgggcgacagagtgagactccatctcaaaaaaaaaaaaaaaaaaaaggagagagggagaatatGAGGAGGGGTAGGGATGCTGAGGCTCCTAGTGGACCCCAGCTCAGCTCATCCTTCCTCACCCAGCTGTGATGTGATCACGCAGGTAGTAGGCAGTGGAGCTCTCTGGGCCAGCAGCCTGGTCAGAACCCAAGGGTTCCTGCCCCACAACGAGGGACGCTCTAGGATGGCCCTGGTGTCCCTTTATTCCCTGGAGAATATGGGAACCCATATTTAGAAGAACATGTTGCTTGGCAGCTCCCAGAGAAAGGGAGTCTGAAGCCTAGCCTTTTTCTTCCGCAGATGAAGTGGTTTTAAAGTTTGATCGGAACCGTGTGCGTATCCGGAATGTGGCCTATGACACGCTCCCCGTTGTGGTCCATGGAAACGGTCCCACTAAGGTGCCACCAGTGGTCTCAACCgccaccctgccctgccccaaCCCCCGGGCACCTCCAACCTTTCTGAGAAGCCGGCCCTTACCAGCCCCCATACCAAAGGTGCCTgatccccacctccacctctggaGACCTCAGCCACTCAGCCTCAGTCTCTCCTCAACAGCTGCAGCTCAACTACCTGGGAAACTACGTCCCCAACGGCTGGACGCCTGAGGGAGGCTGTGGCTTCTGCAACCGGGACCGGAGGACACTCCCGGGGGGGCAGGTGAGGTGGGGGTGCCGGGGAGGGGCACGAGAGGGCAGCGTGCTGAGCAGGAGGTGCAAGGACAGTGGGCTGGGTGGTGGTGGGGCCATCGCTCCTGGGTCCCCGCACCTGtcagggtggagggtgggtgggGGCAACGGAGAAGTCCAGGCTTCCCTCTGAGCCCATGTGTGGTGCATCTTCCAGCCTCCCCCCCGGGTGTTTCTGGCCGTGTTTGTGGAACAGCCTACTCCGTTTCTGCCCCGCTTCCTGCAGCGGCTGCTGCTCCTGGACTATCCCCCTGACAGGGTCACCCTTTTTCTGCACAACAACGTGAGACCGCCCCCCCCCATCTTGGAGCCTCTCCCGAGGGACCCTTCCCCTGCCCTGATCAGAACTCCTGTGCCCCCTACCCCCATCTCCTTCCCGCACCCCCCATACCTCAGGTGCCGCCTCCCTGCCCTCTGAGCCCATACCCCTATGTCATCCCCTCCCAGGAGGTCTTCCATGAGCCCCACATCGCTGACTCCTGGCCACAGCTCCAGGACCACTTCGCAGCTGTGAAGCTGGTAGGGCCGGAGGAGGCTCTGAGCCCAGGCGAGGCCAGGGACATGGCCATGTGAGCGGGTGCttggggggaggagggagtgggatgAGGGTGCAGGGTGGGGGTTGCTGCCACCTGATGCCTGGCCCTCACCTCACCTGTCACCCGTCCAacccctcctgggcctccccatTTGCGTCCTTGCAGCCCCCACGCTGTCACCCCCGCCCTTGCCAGCTCACCCAGACAGCAGAGAGCCTGGGGAAGGAAGGATAGATActgcctccctcctcttctcttggGGGCGTGGGCCAGTCCCCCCATCCACACTGCCTCCCCACCCGCCGCTGTCTCAGCTCGCCTTTCACCTCCAGGGACATGTGTCGGCAGGACCCGGAGTGTGAGTTCTACTTCAGCCTGGACGCTGACGCCGTCCTCACCAACCTGCAGACCCTGCGCATCCTCATTGAGGAGAACAGGTGGCTTACCCCCTCTCCCCGCAGCCGGAGGGCACCCCAACAGGCCTCGGGAACCCCACTTCTGCCTTGGGCACAGGGCTCCCCAGGCCTGCTCCCGTCTGCCCAGCCCTCACCCCCGCCTGTCTGTAGGAAGGTGATCGCCCCCATGCTGTCCCGCCACGGCAAGCTGTGGTCCAACTTCTGGGGCGCCCTGAGCCCCGATGAGTACTACGCCCGCTCCGAGGACTACGTGGAGCTGGTGCAGCGAAAGCGAGTGTGAGTCCCGCCAGCCTGCAGCCCCCCGCCTCCTCCGACCCAGGGCCCGGGTAGACCCAAGGCCCCCACTCTCAGGGGTTTGGAGTGGTCACCAGCCAGAGGTGCCacgaggccgggtgcagtggctcacacctttgatgccaccactttgggaggtcgaggtaggaggactgcttgagcctgggagtttaacatcagcctgagcaacatagcaggaTCCTGtctacaaaaatcttaaaatattagctgggcacggtggtacgtgcctgtagtcccaactactacggaggctgaggtgggaggatcacttgaacttgggaggttgaggctgcagtgagccatgtttgcaccactgcactccagcctagaaacagagggagaccctgtctcaagaaaataaaaaacaagggctggccatggtggctcaacgcctgtaatcctagcactttgggaggccgaggcaggcggatcacttgaggtcaggagttcaagaccagcctggccaacatggtgaaaccccatctctataaaaaatacaaaaattagctgggcatggtggtgggcacctgcaatcccagctatttgggaggctaaggtgggagaattgcttgaatctgggaggcggagattgcagtgagccaagatcacaccactgcactgcagcctaggtgacagagcaagactccgtctcaaaagccaaaaacaagaaacaaaaaagaagtgcCACAGCTTGGGGTAGGGACTGACTGCGTTTTGGGAGATGGGGCGGTTGTGACAAGCAGTGCTTGACAAGGGACATGCAGGAGCCTTATGTTCAGGGACTGCAATACTCTAAAGGAAGAAGGACTTCCCGGGATGAGCTGGGCAGAATTTGGGGGGCCGCCCTCCCAGCTGACCACGGTTGTCGGTGCCTCCAGGGGCGTGTGGAACGTGCCATACATCTCGCAGGCCTATGTGATCCGGGGGGACACACTGCGGACGGAGCTGCCCCAGAGGGACGTGTTCTCGGGCAGTGACACGGACCCGGACATGGCCTTCTGTAAGAGCTTTCGAGACAAGGTGAGCGCGGGTGCGCGGTGTGGCCTGGGGGCAGCATCCCGGACTCCGGGCATGGCCTGCATCATGgacacccccaccccactacaGGGCATCTTCCTCCATCTGAGCAATCAGCATGAATTTGGCCGGCTCCTGGCCACTTCCCGATACGACACGGAGCACCTGCACCCCGACCTCTGGCAGATCTTCGACAACCCCGTCGTGAGTGGGACCCCCGTGCCCAGAGCACACAGGTTCCCCACCCTGTGCTAAGGAAGACGCCAAACGTGATGGCTGCTGCCAGTGCAGGATGCTGAGTGGGAGGGGGCGGTCCCCTGAGGGCTGGGAGTGAGGGGGTCACAGATCTGATGTACCCCCCACCCTCCCGCAGGACTGGAAGGAGCAGTACATCCATGAGAACTACAGCCGGGCCCTGGAAGGGGAGGGAATCGTGGAGCAGGTGAGCCCGTGCAGCCCCCACTGCCCTCATGGCCATCACCTCTTGGGGGCCCCCACCTGGATTCAAAGTTTTCACACTGAGTTTTCCAGGGGCCTGAGGGTTTTCTGTTGAGGCAAGATGAAGGCAAAGACCGAGCAGATAGGACTCTTGATCCCAAACCTGGCATTGATCAGATGGCC includes:
- the PLOD3 gene encoding multifunctional procollagen lysine hydroxylase and glycosyltransferase LH3 isoform X2; this encodes MTSSGPGLRLLLLLLLPPAASASDRPRGRDPVNPEKLLVMTVATAETEGYLRFLRSAEFFNYTVRTLGLGEEWRGGDVARTVGGGQKVRWLKKEMEKYADREDMIIMFVDSYDVILAGSPSELLKKFVQSGSRLLFSAESFCWPEWGLAEQYPEVGTGKRFLNSGGFIGFATTIHQIVRQWKYKDDDDDQLFYTRLYLDPGLREKLSLNLDHKSRIFQNLNGALDEVVLKFDRNRVRIRNVAYDTLPVVVHGNGPTKLQLNYLGNYVPNGWTPEGGCGFCNRDRRTLPGGQPPPRVFLAVFVEQPTPFLPRFLQRLLLLDYPPDRVTLFLHNNEVFHEPHIADSWPQLQDHFAAVKLVGPEEALSPGEARDMAMDMCRQDPECEFYFSLDADAVLTNLQTLRILIEENRKVIAPMLSRHGKLWSNFWGALSPDEYYARSEDYVELVQRKRVGVWNVPYISQAYVIRGDTLRTELPQRDVFSGSDTDPDMAFCKSFRDKGIFLHLSNQHEFGRLLATSRYDTEHLHPDLWQIFDNPVDWKEQYIHENYSRALEGEGIVEQPCPDVYWFPLLSEQMCDELVAEMEHYGQWSGGRHEQVGYEDQWLQLLRTYVGPMTESLFPGYHTKARAVMNFVVRYRPDEQPSLRPHHDSSTFTLNVALNHKGLDYEGGGCRFLRYDCVISSPRKGWALLHPGRLTHYHEGLPTTRGTRYIMVSFVDP
- the PLOD3 gene encoding multifunctional procollagen lysine hydroxylase and glycosyltransferase LH3 isoform X1; amino-acid sequence: MTSSGPGLRLLLLLLLPPAASASDRPRGRDPVNPEKLLVMTVATAETEGYLRFLRSAEFFNYTVRTLGLGEEWRGGDVARTVGGGQKVRWLKKEMEKYADREDMIIMFVDSYDVILAGSPSELLKKFVQSGSRLLFSAESFCWPEWGLAEQYPEVGTGKRFLNSGGFIGFATTIHQIVRQWKYKDDDDDQLFYTRLYLDPGLREKLSLNLDHKSRIFQNLNGALDEVVLKFDRNRVRIRNVAYDTLPVVVHGNGPTKLQLNYLGNYVPNGWTPEGGCGFCNRDRRTLPGGQPPPRVFLAVFVEQPTPFLPRFLQRLLLLDYPPDRVTLFLHNNEVFHEPHIADSWPQLQDHFAAVKLVGPEEALSPGEARDMAMDMCRQDPECEFYFSLDADAVLTNLQTLRILIEENRKVIAPMLSRHGKLWSNFWGALSPDEYYARSEDYVELVQRKRVGVWNVPYISQAYVIRGDTLRTELPQRDVFSGSDTDPDMAFCKSFRDKGIFLHLSNQHEFGRLLATSRYDTEHLHPDLWQIFDNPVDWKEQYIHENYSRALEGEGIVEQPCPDVYWFPLLSEQMCDELVAEMEHYGQWSGGRHEDSRLAGGYENVPTVDIHMKQVGYEDQWLQLLRTYVGPMTESLFPGYHTKARAVMNFVVRYRPDEQPSLRPHHDSSTFTLNVALNHKGLDYEGGGCRFLRYDCVISSPRKGWALLHPGRLTHYHEGLPTTRGTRYIMVSFVDP